GCATCCCAGGATGAGGTCGATTCCGTCTTCAGGGAGTTTGGGGCCTAGCCATGCCCGTCTGGACAGTTCATGCCTTGAACGATTTACGCGCCCAGTTGGCCTACATCGCCCAGGACAACCCCGAGGCCGCCCGCCGAACGGCGATCAAGATCGAGGTATCCTGCACCGGGCTGGATCAGTTCCCACGGGTCGGGCGGGAAGGCGCGGTCCCCGATACCCGGGAACTCGTGATTCCGGGCACGGCGTATGTCTGCGTGTACCGACTTTCCGGGGTCCGCGTGGAAATATTGCGCCTTCTGCACACGCGCATGATGTGGCCGGAGTGAGGGCGGCCTTCATCTCTCCATTTCCCTTCGCGCAAGCTCCAGCACCATCGTAAACGGCACCCGCTCGAACAGCCCGAACGCCTCGTGGCCTTTCAGGCGGCTGGTGGCGGGCGATGATATCCCGCACAGGAATTTGGCCATGCGCCGGGGCGTGCCCAGTTGCGGCAGCCGCTCCCCGATCAGCGCGGCAACCCGCTCCAGGGCCTGCGTCTTGGGCCTGCGCACTCCAAGCGGGGCGGGGTGGGCGGGCGCGTCGCCCAGACATGGGCCGCAGTGCCCGC
The window above is part of the Fundidesulfovibrio soli genome. Proteins encoded here:
- a CDS encoding type II toxin-antitoxin system RelE/ParE family toxin, with the protein product MPVWTVHALNDLRAQLAYIAQDNPEAARRTAIKIEVSCTGLDQFPRVGREGAVPDTRELVIPGTAYVCVYRLSGVRVEILRLLHTRMMWPE